GAAATCGTCCGGGAAGACCAATGCGAGCGAGTGGATCAAGGTCAATGATCGCTTGAAAATCAAGCGTGATGAATTGAATCAATATGTCACGGCCCTGCATGCAGTCGATGCCTGTGGCTGGTCGATCTATCGCGGCATGGGTGTTGCCGTCAAGTACCATACGCGGGAAGCACCGCTACTGGACTGGGACGATTCCATCCAGATTGACGAACAGAAATTTGAAACGCTCGAAAATATCATCGATGAAATTGCGCTGACCTTTCGTGCCATCACCCCCAACCCGGCTTTGCAATCCATTACAAAAACAAGTTGGTCTGCCTCCTGGGAATCGAATCTGCTACGTACCATCGATTCCGTGCTTCCCATCGTGTCGGCCCTTGAAGCACCACTCCGGAACTTTGTCAAAAGTATCGGTCTGGAAGAGACAGACGATTATTCGCTGAAACTGTATAAACAATTGCGAATTCTTGCAGGAACGGTGCAGGAAGCCGCCCGGGAAAAACTACGGATCATTTTTGACAAAGACTTTTCCAGTCTGGCGGATCAGGCAAGCAAACTGAAGAAAGAAATCACGGCGTATCAAATTGCGCAGTCAGCAAGTAGCGCGACATATGGGCCGGAATCGATTCAGCGAATCCCGGTCGATGATCTCGATTCTCAATGGCGGCAGGCGAACACGTCGTTTTGGCCGATCTCTTTTTTTGCAAAATGCAAAGTTCAGAAGTTATTACAAACTTATGCTATAGCGGGAGTGTCTGATCCGGAAAAGGATCTGCCGCAAATCCGTTTGATGCAAAAATATCTCACCAACATCACGAACAGCCCGCTGGCCAACCGCACTCCCCATTGGAATGGCCTGCAGACCGACGTGGATGAATTGACATCCTTTCTGCAGCGAGCCGAACAGATCCGGCAAACGATTGTCGAATTTGGCCAGGCAACGAACTCGCTCAAAGTGGTTTCTTCCAGGCTGGCGCCCGTCATCATTGACGATTCGACAGACCACCGGCTTCTGTCTGATGCCCAGGCCTTGATTGACGCCAATCAGTCGTTCATTCAAGCGTGTACCGAGTTCCGTGAAATTGCAGGAGGTCATCTGTTTGAAAAAGAGGAGCCTCGTCTGATCAGTTCGACGCTGGCGACTCTGGAATCGATCAAGGTAAATCGAACGGAGCTAAAACGCTGGGTTGCCTGGTCGGCGATCAAGCAACAAGCCTTTGAGCATGGCTTAGGTGTCTTCGTAGAAGCGTTAGAGGCAGGGCAGATCGAACCGGAAGGATTGCGTCAGACATTTGAAGTCTCGTTTGTCCGCTGGTGGTTGCCCCAAGCCATTGACCGGAGCGACACACTGCGTCAATTCCAACGCTTCAAACATGAAGATACGATTGAAGATTTCCGCAGACTGGATCAATTGGCGCGAACAGAGTCTGCAACTCAGGTCCGCAATCAGGTCGCCCATGATTTACCACAACCCGATCAGGTCCCGCGAAAATCAGAACTGGGACTGCTACGACATCAAATGGGGCTCAAACGCCCCAGCAAAGCCATCCGCGAAGTCATCTCGGGGATGCCGGAAACATTCGCCAAACTGGCCCCCTGTTTATTGATGTCTCCCCTGTCCATTGCGCAATATCTGCCTCCCGAACAGGCTCTGTTTGATGTGGTCATATTTGATGAAGCATCCCAGATCACAACCTGGGATGCCATCGGCGCCATCGCACGCGGACGGCAAACGATTATCGTGGGTGACCCCAAACAGTTGCCCCCGACGAATTTCTTTGGCCGCGCCGACAGTGACGAAGAGAATGAGGAACTGGAAGACTACGACCGTGACCTGGAAAGCATTCTCGATGAAGCGACCGCATCGGGATTGCCGCTCCTGCAGTTAAACTGGCATTATCGCAGCCAGCACGAATCGCTGATCGCATTCTCAAACTGCAACTACTACGAAAATAAACTGATCACGTTTCCATCCACAGTTACGGAAGACCGTGCCGTTTCTCTCAAGCACTTACCCCAAGCCATCTATGACCGGGGGAAAAGTCGGACCAATCAGATTGAGGCAGAAACGCTCGTCGCGGATGCGGTCGAAAGGATGAAGCTCTGGCTCACACTCCCTGAAGACGATCGTCCCACTTTGGGAGTCGTGACGTTTAACAGCCAGCAACAGACATTGATTCAGGATTTGTTCGACCAGTCTATGCGGGAAGCCCCCGAACTGGAATGGTTTTTCGATGATGCGCGAATCGAACCGACGATAGTAAAAAATCTGGAGAACGTTCAAGGCGATGAACGTGACGTCATGTTGTTCTCGATCACCAATGGACCGGATGAAGCCCGTCGTGAGATCGGCCACGTATCTCTTAATTTTGGTGCTCTGAATCGCCAGGGGGGGGAGCGTCGGCTGAATGTCGCCGTCACCAGAGCCAGACAGGAATTGATCGTCTATGTCTCCTTCCTGCCCGATCAACTTAAAGCAGAACGTACAACGTATCAGGGTGTGCGCGACCTGAAAGCGTTTTTAGAATATGCGCAGAAAGGAAAATCGATTCTCGGCGCAAACACCAGTGAAGCGGAACACGAATTTGAATCTCCGTTTGAAGAAGCGGTCGCATCCGCAATAAAGGCGAAAGGCTGGCGAATTGTTCCTCAAGTCGGAGTCTCGGCATTTCGGGTGGATCTGGGCATCGTTCATCCTGACAAACCAGGCTCATTTCTGGCGGGTATCGAATGTGACGGAGCCGCCTATCATCGCTCCGCCACCGCCCGCGATCGCGACAAAATCCGCGAGCAGGTCCTCCGCAATCTGGGCTGGGAAATTCTACGCGTCTGGTCTCCCGACTGGTGGTACGATTCACAAGGCGCACTCAAAACCATCGACCTCAAGTTGCAGAAACTTCTGGAAAACAGTCGTAGTGAACAGGCCACTCATCTTGATGTTGAATCAGCCGAATCGTCGATGAAACCAGATAATCCGGAAAGCACTCCCCCGACTTCGTGACGATCTTCCGGCTCTGAATTGCAGGCGCTCGGCTGGCAATGAACGGGGAAATCGAACCGCGTTGCCCTCTTTTCATATGATCATACTCAACAGAAATGCAATCCATGCATTCGATCACGCCTATTGTGTTTTTGGATGTACTTTGGAGGGAATCCACTGCCCGTTACTTTGCGAAATCTGTAAAAATGCAGGGTAATCCCTGAACCATGAATCACGCAAACAATCACTCATGGAAGTTTCCCCATAATTGAACCATTGTGGATAATTCACAATCATTTCCTGTTTTCTGATTTGCTCTTTTTCTCTCTTGCAGACAACCGAACTTTAAGGAGTACACTTTTTAATATCAATTCGAATCGGTGTCTCAATCAGATCCGATCAGACAATGTTGTTATTTCAGAATTTGGCAGGCGATATGAATTCCCCCTCCTTGGAACATGACGAGGACAATCGTAATAGCTCCTCACACTTTTATTCCAGGTTTAAGTTGTTGCTGCAAACCCCGTTAGTTCAGGCGGGAATCATCAGCTTAGCAATTTTTCTTGCCATCGTGCTTCTCAATGAGCAGGCTCACAATCAAAAGATACGGGAAGCGGCATCCCTGGGTGAAATCGTTGATACCGCAGGGCGCCAGCGAATGTTAAGCCAGCGTATCGCGAAAAATCTGCTTCTGATCGCAAATGGAGTCAATCAGAACAACGCCTACACGACACTTGAAGCAGATCTCGCAACTCTGAATCGAGAACACCAGTTTCTGACGGAAACAGTCTCTCAATATGAAAACTCCCAGAGCCGGAACGGAACGTCGCCACGCAAATTACTCAACCAGATTTCATCTCTGATCTCAACGATCACACAAAATGTGAATGAAGTCTTATCAGGCCAACGGGCAGCAGCTTCAATACTCCCCACTGTCTTAGCAAGCGAACAGCGCCTGGTCCCACTGCTCGATCAGTATAACGCGACCTTGACCACGGAAAAAAATCTGCTGCAAAGTAGTCAACACAAAATCCAACTGACCAGGGAGTTGCTGTTTTTGTTTGCGCTGATTGCCGTTTTGTTTTGTGCGATCTGGTATATGCTGTCACAAATACAAAAGTATCAATCCAAACTGAGACGGGAAAAACAGAGACTGCTCAAATTAACGCGTGTCATGAAAGACAGACAACAGAAACTTTCAGCGGCGATTTCAGCATCATTTCATGAAACCTGGTCCTGGACTGAAAGCATAGGAGAATTCTGGTGTTCCGATTCCTTCTGGCGGGTTTTTGGCTATCAGGAGACCTCAGAGTATCCCGACGCAACATATCAAACTTTTCTCAAACACATCGACCCCGATAACCGCGGTCTGCTCGAAACGGCAATCCAGCAACACCTTGAGAACGGGGCTCCGATTCACCTGGAACTCTCTGCCAAAATTCATGGAGGAACATTTCGCTGGGTTCGCATCCAGGCGAAAATGATCACGAACGAAGCTGATGGAGTGGAATATCTCGCCGGCACAGTCGAAGACATTCATGAACACAAACTGGCCAAACTACAACTGGACCATAAGGAAACCCTCCTGACGAAAGTCGGTAAAGTGGCCAAAATCGGAGGCTGGCACGTTGATCTGAAAACAAACGAGCTGTTCTGGACCTCGGAAACATACAAGATTCATGAAGTCGAACCTGACTTTCGCCCCACAGTCGAAACCGGTATCGCCTTTTATGCACCTGAAGCACGTCCGGTCATCCAACAGGCAGTGGAACACGCCATCGAAACAGGAGAACCCTGGGATCTGGAACTTCCCTTTATCACAGCCAAAGGGCGTCATATCTGGGTTCGTACTCAGGGAGAACTGGAGTTCGAAAACAACAAACCGGTCCGACTGGTTGGCGCATTCCAGGATATTTCGGCAGAAAAACAACGCGAGATCGAATTCCTGATGATGCAGGATGAGAAATTCAGTTCGCATGCACGACTCGAAAGTGTCATTTCCGCTGCCACCGAAGTTTCGATTATCGCCACCAATCCAGAAGGGATCATTACTTTATTTAGCCCTGGTGCAGAACGCTTACTGGGCTATACCGCTGAAGAAATGATTGGCATCAAGACTCCCGAGTGTTTTCACCTGCCAGAAGAAGTCGAACAACGCGGGCAAGAGCTGACAGAAATCCTGGGTAGAACCGTCAAGAACTTTGAAGCTTTTGTCACTCCCGCCATGCTGGGAAGTTATGATCAGCGTGAATGGACCTATGTCTGCAAAGACGGCATTCATCGAACAGTAGAACTGACAGTTACTGCAATCAGAAATCAGCAAGACGAAATCGAAGGCTACCTGGGTGTTGCCATCGATATCACCCTGAAAAAGCAGAACGAAAAACAGCTTCTGGAAAGTCGTGAAACAATTCGCCATTTGATGGATGCGCTGCCGGTTGCAACTTATACCTGTGACAATGACGGACTCATTACGTACTACAATCAGGCGGCAATTGAATTCTGGGAACGTACCCCTTATCTGAACAATCCCAATGACCGTTATTGCGGCTCTTTCAAACTATTGGATGCAGAGGGCAAATCGACGATGCCCTATCACGAAAGCTGGACTGCGATCGCTTTGCAGAAACAGGAAGTGCTTCACGACAAAGAACTGATTATTGAGTGTGAAAACGGCACCACGAAAACAGCGTTGGCACACATCAGTCCCATGCATGACCTGGAAGGCAAAATGACGGGAGTCGTGAATGTGCTGGTTGATATTTCCGAGCGGAAAGCGTTGGAAAAATCACTAAAAGAAGCCACGACCCGTCTTGAGCTTTGCCTGAAAGTACTCGATCAACACGCGATTGTTGCTGAAACAGAACTCAACGGGTATATCAGACATGTCAACGATATGTTCTGTCAACTCACCGGATATGAACGACATGAAGCAATTGGCAAGACACATCGGATTGTCAGTTCAGGCATGCACTCTCAAGATTTCTGGAAAAACGTTTTCAAAACAATTGCCGATACAGGAATGTGGCAGGGAGAAATCTGCAACCGCAAAAAAAATGGAGAACTGTATTGGGTCGACACCACCATCGCTGCCATGAAAGACGGCGATGGAATCTCGACCGGCTACCTCGCCATTCGCAACGACATCACCGAACTCAAGCAGGCCCAGGAAGCAGCACTCGCCGCATCGCAAAGTAAAAGTCAGTTCCTCGCGAACATGAGTCATGAGATTCGGACACCACTGACCGCCATTCTGGGTTATGCAGATCTGCTCAAAGTGGATCCGGAATTTACGACATCACCCGAGAAAAGAGAGCAGGCCGTCAATACCATTCTCGAGGCGGGAAATCATTTATTAACCGTCATCAACGATATTCTTGACCTCTCCAAAATTGAAGCGGGGAAAATGGGGCTCGAAAAGGCTCCGACCCAGGTCTTCAATACGCTCGAACATATTGAAAGTTTATTACGTCCCCGCGCCATTGAAAAAGGCGTTCAACTGGGTTCCATCATTGAAACTCCCATTCCCGATGTGATCGAAAGTGATCCCACCCGACTGAGACAGATTTTGATGAACCTGGTTGGGAATGCGGTGAAATTTACCGAGCAGGGCAAAATCAATATCATCGTCCGGCAAATCGAAGAGGAAAATCAAAAGCTCATTCAATTCGACATCGAAGACACGGGGCCGGGAATGTCTCCCAGACAGGCAGAAAAAATATTCAAGTCATTTTCACAAGCCGATACTTCTGTCACACGCCAGCATGGAGGCACAGGACTGGGGTTAGTCATCTCTCGAAAACTGGCACGATTAATGGGGGGTGAAGTTTCACTGGCCTGGACGGAAAGAGGAAAAGGAACCTGCTTCCGTTTTGAAATGCCTGAGCGACCCTTGCCGCAAACGCGTTACCT
This genomic interval from Gimesia alba contains the following:
- a CDS encoding DUF4011 domain-containing protein, producing MENSAPNQDDDASVTLPQQPEIRADLDECLNYASWQNSVPFLKALALHNHTAETLSDLVLSMYTEPEFARPKQWRFERIKPGTSIQVNDLLVDLDPSYLNGLNEAERGQVRFSLQQGDTRLEERIDDVRILARDEWGGFNAMADLLAAFVMPNDPAIGRILKAASEILARHGHSSALDGYQQRDPARAFIQGAALWSAIAAEGLTYTNPPKSFETVGQKTRRPSMILKDGLATCLDTSLLFAAALEAIGLNPALILVDGHCFVGFWVIERTFNNLIETDSAEVRKGLAARELITFETTLVTNRPPSHFEDAIAAAKLRTLESAADEFIAAIDVNRARMAQIRPLASHVESELKEVPPSAGNVAIPLPSLPAPGELAIDLPEEKPKTPEGRIERWQRKLLDLSLRNRLLNFRSTKQTVPFFCPNVPLLEDRLANQSSIRVISLPEQNPLGERDAKLHFQKTGQDIHTEFAVSALERNEIASPLQRLELDARLTNLYRTAKNDLAEGGTNTLFLAVGFLKWKRMPEDARSYRAPLLLIPVKLTRKSVLSQFHLRHHEDDVRFNATLIQLLKKDFDRDISQFETDLPQDESGVDVPLVLDQMRRAVRDIPGFEVIDEIALSTFSFSKYLMWKDLVDRTEHLEENRVVRHLIRNPDKPFESDTTTAIPAPQDIDRNYIPAQLIHPLAADSSQLAAIMAAAEGHDLVLIGPPGTGKSQTISNMIAQCLANGKTVLFVAEKTAALDVVYRRLCQNGLGDVCLELHSHSAERSQFYSQLQKSWKSSGKTNASEWIKVNDRLKIKRDELNQYVTALHAVDACGWSIYRGMGVAVKYHTREAPLLDWDDSIQIDEQKFETLENIIDEIALTFRAITPNPALQSITKTSWSASWESNLLRTIDSVLPIVSALEAPLRNFVKSIGLEETDDYSLKLYKQLRILAGTVQEAAREKLRIIFDKDFSSLADQASKLKKEITAYQIAQSASSATYGPESIQRIPVDDLDSQWRQANTSFWPISFFAKCKVQKLLQTYAIAGVSDPEKDLPQIRLMQKYLTNITNSPLANRTPHWNGLQTDVDELTSFLQRAEQIRQTIVEFGQATNSLKVVSSRLAPVIIDDSTDHRLLSDAQALIDANQSFIQACTEFREIAGGHLFEKEEPRLISSTLATLESIKVNRTELKRWVAWSAIKQQAFEHGLGVFVEALEAGQIEPEGLRQTFEVSFVRWWLPQAIDRSDTLRQFQRFKHEDTIEDFRRLDQLARTESATQVRNQVAHDLPQPDQVPRKSELGLLRHQMGLKRPSKAIREVISGMPETFAKLAPCLLMSPLSIAQYLPPEQALFDVVIFDEASQITTWDAIGAIARGRQTIIVGDPKQLPPTNFFGRADSDEENEELEDYDRDLESILDEATASGLPLLQLNWHYRSQHESLIAFSNCNYYENKLITFPSTVTEDRAVSLKHLPQAIYDRGKSRTNQIEAETLVADAVERMKLWLTLPEDDRPTLGVVTFNSQQQTLIQDLFDQSMREAPELEWFFDDARIEPTIVKNLENVQGDERDVMLFSITNGPDEARREIGHVSLNFGALNRQGGERRLNVAVTRARQELIVYVSFLPDQLKAERTTYQGVRDLKAFLEYAQKGKSILGANTSEAEHEFESPFEEAVASAIKAKGWRIVPQVGVSAFRVDLGIVHPDKPGSFLAGIECDGAAYHRSATARDRDKIREQVLRNLGWEILRVWSPDWWYDSQGALKTIDLKLQKLLENSRSEQATHLDVESAESSMKPDNPESTPPTS
- a CDS encoding PAS domain S-box protein, producing MLQTPLVQAGIISLAIFLAIVLLNEQAHNQKIREAASLGEIVDTAGRQRMLSQRIAKNLLLIANGVNQNNAYTTLEADLATLNREHQFLTETVSQYENSQSRNGTSPRKLLNQISSLISTITQNVNEVLSGQRAAASILPTVLASEQRLVPLLDQYNATLTTEKNLLQSSQHKIQLTRELLFLFALIAVLFCAIWYMLSQIQKYQSKLRREKQRLLKLTRVMKDRQQKLSAAISASFHETWSWTESIGEFWCSDSFWRVFGYQETSEYPDATYQTFLKHIDPDNRGLLETAIQQHLENGAPIHLELSAKIHGGTFRWVRIQAKMITNEADGVEYLAGTVEDIHEHKLAKLQLDHKETLLTKVGKVAKIGGWHVDLKTNELFWTSETYKIHEVEPDFRPTVETGIAFYAPEARPVIQQAVEHAIETGEPWDLELPFITAKGRHIWVRTQGELEFENNKPVRLVGAFQDISAEKQREIEFLMMQDEKFSSHARLESVISAATEVSIIATNPEGIITLFSPGAERLLGYTAEEMIGIKTPECFHLPEEVEQRGQELTEILGRTVKNFEAFVTPAMLGSYDQREWTYVCKDGIHRTVELTVTAIRNQQDEIEGYLGVAIDITLKKQNEKQLLESRETIRHLMDALPVATYTCDNDGLITYYNQAAIEFWERTPYLNNPNDRYCGSFKLLDAEGKSTMPYHESWTAIALQKQEVLHDKELIIECENGTTKTALAHISPMHDLEGKMTGVVNVLVDISERKALEKSLKEATTRLELCLKVLDQHAIVAETELNGYIRHVNDMFCQLTGYERHEAIGKTHRIVSSGMHSQDFWKNVFKTIADTGMWQGEICNRKKNGELYWVDTTIAAMKDGDGISTGYLAIRNDITELKQAQEAALAASQSKSQFLANMSHEIRTPLTAILGYADLLKVDPEFTTSPEKREQAVNTILEAGNHLLTVINDILDLSKIEAGKMGLEKAPTQVFNTLEHIESLLRPRAIEKGVQLGSIIETPIPDVIESDPTRLRQILMNLVGNAVKFTEQGKINIIVRQIEEENQKLIQFDIEDTGPGMSPRQAEKIFKSFSQADTSVTRQHGGTGLGLVISRKLARLMGGEVSLAWTERGKGTCFRFEMPERPLPQTRYLINPSLDDSQNSETTETKAAFQVPENTRILLAEDGLDNQRLISFLLKKLGALVDVSDNGSEAYRNYLEAEMVDQPYHLLITDMQMPEMDGYSLTKVLRAEGATLPIIALTAHAMAEDRQKCLDAGCDDYLSKPVDRRLLAQTVEKWMAHVEVKTEDPPVSF